The following proteins come from a genomic window of Miscanthus floridulus cultivar M001 chromosome 2, ASM1932011v1, whole genome shotgun sequence:
- the LOC136535861 gene encoding small ribosomal subunit protein eS7-like, translating into MYTARKKIQKEKGLEPSEFEDSVAQAFFDLENGNQELKSDLKDLYINNAIQMDVAGSRKAVVIHVPYRLRKAFRKIHVRLVRELEKKFSGKDVVIVATRRIVRPPKKGSAVQRPRTRTLTAVHDGILEDVVCPAEIVGKRVRYRLDGAKIIKIFLDPKEKNNTEYKLETYTAVYRRLCGKEVVFEYPMTENA; encoded by the exons ATGTACACCGCgaggaagaagatccagaaggagAAGGGCCTTGAGCCCTCCGAGTTCGAGGACTCCGTCGCCCAG GCTTTCTTCGACCTGGAGAACGGCAACCAGGAGCTCAAGAGCGACCTCAAGGACCTGTACATCAACAATGCTAT CCAGATGGATGTTGCCGGGAGCAGGAAGGCTGTTGTGATCCACGTCCCgtaccgcctgcgcaaggccttcAGGAAGATCCACGTCAGGCTCGTCAGGGAGCTTGAGAAGAAATTCAGCGGCAAG GATGTGGTAATTGTTGCCACAAGGAGGATCGTGAGGCCACCCAAGAAGGGTTCAGCTGTTCAGCGCCCTCGCACCAGAACTCTGACTGCTGTTCATGATGGCATCTTGGAGGATGTTGTCTGCCCAGCTGAGATTGTGGGGAAGCGTGTCAGATACCGCCTGGATGGTGCCAAGATCATCAAG ATCTTCTTGGACCCAAAGGAGAAGAACAACACCGAATACAAGCTGGAGACCTACACTGCGGTCTACCGTAGGCTGTGTGGGAAAGAGGTGGTCTTTGAGTACCCTATGACCGAAAATGCATAA
- the LOC136535862 gene encoding uncharacterized protein At5g01610-like, whose protein sequence is MDEVMNKVGAYWLGQRANKEISSAGDDLESLSTSVGDGAKWLVNKLKGKIQKPLAELLKEHGLPVGLFPREATNYDFAPETRRLTVYIPSPCEVGYRDGSELRFDATVSGTLGDGRLTEVEGVKTKVLVWARVTAVKADAAKVHFTAGIKRSRSRDAYEVVRGGITVDEF, encoded by the exons ATGGACGAGGTCATGAACAAGGTGGGCGCTTACTGGCTGGGGCAGAGGGCCAACAAGGAGATCTCCTCGGCCGGCGACGACCTCGAA TCGCTGTCGACCAGCGTCGGGGACGGGGCGAAATGGCTGGTGAACAAGCTGAAAGGCAAGATACAGAAGCCGCTGGCGGAGCTGCTCAAGGAGCACGGCCTCCCCGTGGGCCTGTTCCCGCGCGAGGCGACCAACTACGACTTCGCGCCGGAGACGCGGCGCCTGACGGTGTACATCCCGTCCCCCTGCGAGGTCGGGTACCGCGACGGCTCCGAGCTGCGGTTCGACGCCACGGTGTCGGGCACGCTGGGCGACGGCCGCCTCACGGAGGTGGAGGGGGTCAAGACCAAGGTGCTCGTCTGGGCCAGGGTCACCGCCGTCAAGGCCGACGCCGCCAAGGTCCACTTCACCGCGGGAATCAAGAGGTCGCGCAGCCGGGACGCCTACGAGGTCGTCAGGGGCGGCATCACCGTCGACGAGTTCTAA